The Stieleria maiorica genome includes the window GGCACGCAGATCGACGATAACGCGTCGCATCGTTTCGCTGTTGGTCCCGTTGCTTTGATAGAACACGCGTTCGCTGTCCTTGCGCAGCAATTCGACACGCGTGGATTCGTGCTCGCCGCCGTTGGCCAGGTACGACGCATAGGGCTGGGAGACGATGAACGGAGCCGAGGTGAGTGTTCCGGTGGGCTCGTCGCCCAGTTTCTCAAAGCCGCCGATCCAAAACTGACCGTCATGGTTGCTGTGCATGTCAGCGCGCCGCGGTTTGACGGTGTCGCCCTTGACCGGTTGGCTGTCGAACGCGGTGCCGGTTGCCGTCCAGTCGTCCAGCGTGCCGGTTTCGAAATCCAGATTCAGCACTCGGCCATCAAGGTTTTTAGGACGGATCCCGGATGCATCGGCCGTGTTGTCGGCGGTCGCTTTTCCGGCCGCCGGGTCAGCGACATAGCTGCCGTCGGACTTTTTGATTCGCAAGTAATCCAACGCAAACATATATGCTTTCTTGGCGTTGGGATTGGCACCGACGATCGTCACTCCCAACGTGTGCTTGCTGCCTTTCAATGTCAATTTCGGAAACGACAACACACCGGTCGTGACGACTTGGCGATCGAACAGATCGATCGGTTCTCCCAGCGGTTGATCGTCAATCGACAGCTGGACGATTCCGTAGTCCACCGCACAGGTCAGGACCACGTCCAAGTCGATGGCTCCGGTGACCGGCGGCAACTGAATCGTCAGCGTGTCGCCGGGCTTGGCATCGGTCCACCACAGTTGCGACTTGCCGCTCCAGTTGTCGGCATTGAAGTTCGACATGTCCTGCGGACGCGCGTTGCCTCCGGTGGCGAGAAACTTCAACGATTCACCTTCGATGGCTCCGACGGCCCGAGTGGTTTGGGGATCGATTTTCGATTTCGGGCCACGTTTGGCGGTCGCACCTTCGGCGCTGGGTGGTTTGGATCCCTGGTACGGTTTCGGTTGGGCGGCCAGCCACTGTTCTTGGGAAACCGGCTGTTGCGTGTGTTTCAGCACATGGGCGCCTTTCATGCCGCCGACGATGATGTCGGGATGACCGTCGGCGTCCAGGTCATTGACGACGATCTGGCGTCCGATCCCCGCTTCGCCGTCGGCTTGATAGGGGACCCAGTCGATGCCGTCTTCCCCGCGAACCAGCCGGAACCAGTACACGACGGCGCCGGCGTCCCACATCGGACTTTGTCGATGGTGTGACCAATAGGTCTTTCCCGTCACGATGTCTTTCAAGCCGTCACCGTCGATGTCGGCCAGTTCGACCGAATGCGGCTCGCTGAACAGCACTCCGTATTGGTTGTCCGACGGGTGTGATCCCATGATTTGGTGTTGCTTGAACGTTCGCTCGTCGCCATCAACGATTTGCTCGAACCACGACAACCCGAAGTTGTGCGCCGAGTCGCTGGTGATGATGTCGTTGTCGCCATCGCCGTCGACGTCATAGGCGTACATCTCCGCGCCGCCGCTGCCCCCGCAAAGACGCACGTCGTGATGCATCCAACGCGATGTCAGCGCGTCGTTTTCCGGCTGCTCGTACCAGCCCTTGGGGTGAATGATGTCCAGTCGATCGTCGCCGTTGACGTCACCGATCCCCAGCCCGTGTCCGAATCGCGTCGCGGTCACCTGCGGCGAAATGGCATGAAACTGCCACGTTCCGAAAGGGTCTTCGGCGTCGATCGTTGCGAATCCAAAGAACCCATCCCGCGTGCACACCAACTCGGGACGATCATCGCCCAGCAGGTCGGTCAACTCGGGCGATTCATTGGACACCCAATCGAACACCTGGTGCTTTTTCCAATGCGCATCCAATCCGGCCTGTTTGGGATTCTCGTAGACGTAGGCGGGGGTCCCGGGGAATCCGACGACGAAGATGTCGTTCCAGCCGTCCTGATCGAAGTCGTAGATCCAGGAGAAAAAGTGGTCCGCATAGCGGTTCATGTCTTGCGGAACCGGCGGATAGATTTCGTGCTTCGTTTGGTAGTCAGGCCCGGCAAACCAATACGGCCCATACACCACGTCGTTGATGCCGTCGCCGTTGATGTCGCCGGCCGAGACACCTTCGCTGAAATACGTTCCCGTCAGTTGCTGTCGCTGGAACTGGTGCAGCGTGGGGGCGTCGTCGGCGGCCGAGCCACGGCTGTCGATCACCGTGGCGATCGAGACGACGACGATCGAAGCGGCGATCCACAAAACGGGGCGAGAATGGTTCACAAGGCTGTTTTTTCGCATCGGACGCTTGCCGGAGGAGGTGGGGATGGGAAACGGCAGGGATCGTATTCTACAACGACGGCAGCGTGTATGTTGTGGAGACCTGCCCTTCTTTGTCCCGCCCCACCTGCCGGAATGAACCTGCGATGAACCGTCTGCTTCAATTGTTCACAGCGATCTTGCTGCTGGGTTTGCCCCTTGGTCCAACCGTGGCCGCCACGGAAGTAAACGGGCCGACGGAAGCGAAACGGCCGATGAACGTGCTGTTCCTCATTTCCGATGACCTCACGTACACCGCACTGTCGTGCTACGGAAACACGGTCTGCCAAACGCCCAATATCGACGCGTTGGCTGCCAGCGGAACGCGATTCACCCGGGCCTACTGCCAGGGAACCTACTGCGGACCCTCGCGGGCATCGTTCATGTCCGGGTTCTATCCCCACGCGACGGGCGTGCTGGGATACAAGAACCCGCGGGCACAAATCGGCGACCGGGCGACGTGGTCCCAGCACTTCAAGAACAACGGCTACTACGCCGCGCGGGTCAGCAAAATCTTTCACATGGGCGTTCCCGGCGGGATCGAGGACCACGGCCCGGGCCGCGATTACAACGGAGCCGACGACGAACTGTCCTGGACCGAACGTTTCAACAGCCCCGGCCCGGAATGGCGCGCTCCGGGTGATGGCGAGACACTGGAAGGCAATCCCGACGGCAAGAAACCCGTGGTCGGCGGCAACACCTTTGTCGTCGTGGAGGCCGATGGGGACGACATGGTTCATAGCGATGGCAAAACGGCAAAGAAGGCGTGTGAACTGATTCGTCAGCAACGCGACCGACCGTTTTGGTTGGGTGTCGGATTCGTGCGGCCACACGTCCCCTTCGTCGCGCCGAAGTCCTACTTTCCACCGTACAAGCCCTACAGCAAACACGCCCTGCCGCCCAAGATCGAAGGCGACTGGGACGACATCCCCAAGGCCGGTATCAATTACAAAACCAGCCCAAACATGAAGATGGATCTGCGACGACAAAAGAAAGCCGTCGGAGGCTACTATGCGTCGGTCGCGTACATGGATGCCCAGGTCGGCAAGGTGCTCGATGCGCTGAAGGCATCCGGACAGGAAGACAACACGATCGTGATCTTCACCAGCGACCACGGGTACCATTTGGGCGAGCATGATTTCTGGGCCAAGGTTTCCTTGCGTGACGAATCGGCGGGGGTGCCGCTGATCATTCGGGTTCCCGGAAAGCAGCCGGCGGTCTGCCACAGTTTCGTCGAATTATTGGACCTGTATCCGACCGTCGCGACGCTCTGCGGATTGGACGTTCCGAAGCATGTGCAAGGCAAAGACATCTCGGCGATGTTGGACGACCCCAATCACCAAGTGCGCGAGTTCGCATTCAGCGTCGCGCCGATGCGGAAAGGATTCTTGATCCGCGAGGATCGATTCGCTTTCATCCAATACGAAGAAGACGCATCGGCAGGGACGGAGTTGTTTGACACGCACGCCGATCCGCAGGGCTACGACAATCTGGCCGGCGATGATCGCTATCAGGAAGTGCTGGCACGCATGCAATCCACTTTGACCCGAAAACTGGCCGAGGTTCGCGACAATGATCTGTCGCTGCAAAGCAGCGACCGGGAATCGCCTAAAGGCTAGACACCAGCGGTTGCCGGATCCCTTTCGACTTGAGTCCGTGCCAGTTGCTTGATCGACACTAAGTGACCGGCGATAATCGGCTTGTCCCCCAGTCCCCTACCGGCCTGTTGATTTAATCCGATCCTACGTGGGATCAGCCGTTTCGCGCGAGCGTACGGGTATCGAAACAGCAAAAGATCGCACCGGTGCCCGTAGGCTCGCGCCATACGGCTGATTAAATCAACTGTCCCCTACACCCCAGGCACTTCTCATGGATCGCCGAAAGTTCATTGCCGCATCCACGCTCGCCGCATCTGCCGTTGCCAGTCGCCATGCCTATGCCGCCGCCGGCGACAAGAAACGCCGCGTCGGTTTGATCGGGTGTGGCTGGTACGGGAAGTGTGACCTGCTGCAGTTGATGAACATCGAACCGGTCGAAGTCGTCTCGCTGTGCGACGTCGATTCGAACATGTTGGGCGAATGTGCGGATTTGATAGCCTCCCGCCAGGTCTCCAAGAAACGGCCGCGGACCTATGGCCAATACACCGACATGCTTGCCGAGAAAGACTTGGACATCGTGCTTGTCGCAACGCCCGACCACTGGCATGCGCTACCGATGATTGCGGCGGTCAACTCCGGTGCCGACGTGTATGTGCAAAAACCGACCGGCGTCGATGTGCTAGAAAGCAAAGCGATGTTGGACGCGGCTCGCGAAACTGGACGCGTGGTCCAAGTGGGAACGCAACGCCGTAGTACGCCGCACTTGATCGAAGCGAAGCAACGTGTGGTCGATACAGGCTTGCTCGGTGACGTCGCGCACGCTGAAGTGTGTTGTTACTACCACATGCGAGCGAAGAAGAACCCGCCGGATACCGCGCCACCGGCGTATCTGGATTACGAGACCTGGACGGGGCCGGCACCGATGCGACCGTACAACGAATTGGTCCACCCGAGATCCTGGCGAGCGTTCATGGAGTACGGCAACGGGATCGTCGGTGACATGTGTGTCCATATGCTGGACATGGTGCGATGGCAACTGGGCCTGGGATGGCCGCAGCGAATCAGCAGCAGCGGCGGCATCTACGTCGACCATGATTCCAAGGCGAACATTTCGGACACCCAGTCGGCTCGCTTCGAATTCGACGAACTGGACGTCAACTGGACACACCGCAGCTGGGGCAACGCGCCCGATCCCGATTGGCCGTGGGCGGGGATCATCTACGGCGACCGGGGCACGTTGAAACTGGATGTGCACAAGTACGAATTCACGCCCCGCGGGGGCGGCCAGAAACTGACCGGCGAAAAGCTGATCGAAACCGACAAGTACCCCACCGACGTCACCGATCAAAAGGATTGGCGGTTGGAACTGCACGTCGCGTCGGCGATACGCGGTCATATGCGAGACTTTCTTGATGCGATCGACAAGCGGTCCAAGCCGGTCGCCGACATCCTGCAGGGGCACATTTCCAGTGCATCCTGCATCATGGCGAATGTCTCGATGAAACTCGGACGGTCATTAGAATTTGATCCCGCCACCCACATCGTCGTTGGTGATGCCGAAGCGACCGACAAGCTGAAACGACCTTATCGAAAGCCTTACGCGCATCCCTCCGAAGCATAGGGAAGTTCATCGCAGGGAACCAATGCGGCCTATTGGTAAACGATGGTCGATGGAGAGGGTACGACGTCCTTTCTAGGTCGTCGTGCAGAGCCCCACGGGCGACAGCCCGGAACGGCCATCATACGTTCGACAATAGCATCGCCCTCAGCTGGACGATCGCCTAGAGGCTAACATCCGCCTAGAGGCTAACATCAACGCGAATTCGTTTTGCAGCGATTATGGAACCGATGTCAACGCGTGGAATCTGGCAACGCAAACGTCGACTCGTACCGTGGCATCTGCTTTGCCTCCCACGAGGTTTCGGATTGCTCGTTGATGAACCAGCGAGGGTGCGTGTGCGTCGTGCTCCATCGTTTCGCTTCGTCAACCATGGAGCGGACGATTTCGGGGTGTTGTGAACTCAGGTCATGAACTTCACCGAGGTCGGTCTGTATGTCGAACAGTTGCCATGACGCTTTTGGGCCTCGCTTAAGCGCTTTCCATTGATCCCGACGGATGCCCACATTGTGAAATCCGTTCCAATGACGCAACGCAAAAATCGATTCGCCCGCACGCGGCGTTTCGCCTGACGAAACAGCGTCCCAAATGTCTTTGCCGTGAAATTCTTGTTCGGCCGGCAGCGTGGCTCCGGCAAGTCGCGCGAACGTGGGATAAAAATCGAGTGCCGAGACGGGGTGTTCAAAACGCGTTGCCGCCGCAAGCTGATCCGGCCAGTGAAAGAACATCGGGACGCGGAATCCGCCTTCGCAAACGCTGCCTTTCCCTTGTTGCAGCGGCGCGTTGTTGGCCCCGGCGCCGATCTTTCCGCCGTTGTCACTAAGAAACACGATCAGCGTGTTGTCGAGTGCACCGTTGGCCTTGAGCGCGTCGACCAATCGCCCGACGCCTCGATCAACCGCATACACCATCGCGGCGTAGGTTCTTCGTTTCTCGTCTTCGATGTGTTCAAACTTGGCGAGGTCGTCTTCCTTGGCCTCCAGCGGCGTGTGCGGGGCGTTGTAGGCGAGATACAAGAAGAACGGTTGTTGTTTCTGCTCGGCTTCGTTCACAAATCGAACCGCTTCGCGCGACAACGCATCGGTCATGTACTCGCTCTCTTCAACGACCGTCCCATTGTGTTCCAGCGGCGTAATGTATTCGTTAAACCGCGTTTTTCCGGCGTTTTTCTGACGCTGGTAGATCGGCCCGTAACGCTCGGGAAAATACATGTGCCCGCCACCAAGGAAGCCGTAGAAATCGTCGAATCCACGCTCGTTGGGATGGAACTGGGGCGCGAATCCAAGATGCCATTTCCCGATCGCGCCGGTGTAGTAGCCGGCGCGTTGAAGCACCGCTGCGATCAATGTTTCCTCCACCGCTATGCCTTCGTCGTCGTACCGATCAAACTCGGTGCCGGATGGCGGAAGATTGAAGGGCGCGCCGAACACGTGGGGATACCGACCGGACAGCATCCCCATCCGGCTTGGGCCGCAAAACGGATGCGTCACATAGGCGGACGAAAAGATCGTGCCGTTTTTTGCCAACCGGTCGAGCGCCGGGGTGGTGATGTCTTGGGAACCGTTGAATCCAACATCGGCGTATCCCAGATCGTCACAGAGGATCAGCACAATATTCGGACGCGGGGCCGCGGACTGGGCACCGCTAACGCACGTAGTGACACCGAGCAAAACAAGCAGGAAAAGCAATGAATCAGACGCGATTTTTTTGACCAACGGGAACTTCTCCACTCGAAGGAATTTCAAATTCAATCGCCCCGAATCGGGCGTAGAAACGGACCTCGCCGCACGGTCACCGACCGAGTCTCGCGGTCGTTTCCAAGCGAGGGCTTTCTCAGGTACCGCCAAGTCATGGCTTGTGGGCTGCATCGAGATTCCGTCGTCCCGCTGATTTACCGCGTTTTTCCTGAGCTTTCTTTCCGATTTCGTCGGCGATCCGCGATCGGTTTTGGGGCAGAGCCCGGGCAGCGTTTAGCGCTTCAGCACTGTTCGTGTGCTCACCCGAACCGCCGTTCTTTTGGCCAACCGGGCGCAACATTGGTATCATTTGGGGCTATCTAGGAGCGAGCTCGAGTGGGGAAAGGCAGCGTCGACATCGAGTCGATTCAGGCGGTCCGATCCACGAACTCCGCGTCCGAACTCCGGAAAACTTGACCGGATCTTGATGACAGAAAGAGCTTTCTTGCAGGAGCAACTGATGACGGCGACATCGGATCCGCGGGAGATGATCCCGGGGGGATTCACACCTACATTTCATTGGCGTGTTCTGGGCACTCCGGCTCCTGTGTTTCCGGGATTTGAAATCGATATTTGTGACCCGGTCGACAAGGAATGCGAACCGGATGCCGTTTGGCATCGCAACCGCGCCAAAGGCATTCTGCGAGATCATCCGGAGGTTCGACAACTCTTTGGTCCGGCACCGATAACGGCCCTTTTTTGCGTCGCCGCGGTTGCCCTGCAACTGGGGATCGCCATCAGCTTGGTCGGACGGGCGTGGTGGATCATTGTTTTGGTTGCCTGGGGTGTCGGGGCGATCATCAACATCGCCCTGTTCAATCTCGCGCACGAGTGCAATCACGGGTTGATCTTTCGAAACAAGGCCGCAAGCCGTTGGCTTTTCACCTTCACCTCCTTGCCGATGCTGTTTCCCGGCCACCATACGTGGTGGATCGAGCACCACGTTCATCACAATCATTTGGGATCGAACAAGGACTTCGTCAAACGCCGACGCAGTATCCTGTTGGCGTTGAAAGACCGAATCTTCAATTACACGCCCGGCCCTCGCGTGCAACGGATGACGACTTGGATCACGACTCCGCTTTTCTGGCCGTTGGCGGCGTTCATGCTTGTCACCCAAATCCTGCGAGCGGTCGTGGGCTTGGTCGTGTATGCGGTCACCGCACTGTATCACCGGCGACTCAAGCCCACCGATTTCACCTTGGCAGTTTTGGCGGATGAGCATCTGGTGTCAGGCTACAAACGCTACAAGATTGAATCGTGGGCGGTGACGTATCCTTTGGTCGCCCTGGCGCTGATCTGCACCTTGTATTCGTTCTTCGGTTGGGTGCCGTTGCTCTACCTGTTTCTCAGTGCGCTATTCACGACCGGATTTCTCCATCCCTTGGCGTTCGGAATGATGCTTAGCAATTCGCATTTCCATGGGCATCAGTGCTACCAACCGAGTTCATCCAACTACGGGCCGGTCAATTGGATCACCTTTAACTTTGGCATGCACACGGAACATCATGACTTTCATTACATCCCGTGGTTTCGTTTGGGACGTTTGCGTCGGATCGCACCCGAGTACTACAACAATCTCAAGCACACACGATCGTTCAGCGCGTTGGCGTTGCAATTTGCGTTCGGCACGCGCGATGCGTTCAACAACGAGGAGTACCGGAATTCCGAGCTTCTTCGCGACAAGGGATTGCAATCTGCGGAAAGCAACGTTTTAGCCGAGGGACCGGAGACAGCCGAGATCACGATTGAATGAACACGCTGCTATAGAACTGGCAAAACGATGGGGCAAAACGATGGGGCAAAACGATTTTGCTTCGTTCAGACGCCCCGTTCAGATGGTTCGCGACAGCGGCGGGTTCCACTGGATTTTCCAGCCGGCATCGATCATCGATGCGCCGTCGCCGTTCGGTGCGGGCAACGCGTCATCTTCCAGCTCGGGCCGGTTCAGTTCCACCGAATCGTCCTCGTCGACGGCGGGTTCGGCAGGCGTCGTCTCGATGCTTTTCAAACCCGTTTTCGGCGTGCCATCGAAGGTTTCGGCCGGCTTCAGACTCATCTGAGAATTGGACGCCGGCTGGGCGATGGTCGACGACGAGTCGCTGGATTGGGCGAACGAGGAGAACCCGTGGGTGATCGCGCTGCCGAAGGGGTCGTAGTAGGTCATCGGCACGCGCATCACGGTTTGACGCGGCACGACGACGGTTTCGGTGTAGGGTTCGTAGACCGTGCGTGTGACCGGACGGCGGACCGTCTGAACGACCTCTTCGTACTCTGTGTACTGGACGGTCTGGGGAACCTTCTTGGTTTCGTAACGGATCTTGCTGGTTTGCACCGGCACCTTGCGAACTTGCTCTTCGGTGATCCAGCGCTGTTGGGTCACGGGCACCTTGCGGGTCATGGTTTTGGTGACCGGGCGTTGAACGACGTAGGGCACCTTGCGGACCATCGTCGTCGGCACCATCCGCGTTGACTGGACCGGGACGTTTTGGGTGACCACTTCGGTCTGCATCCGGGTCGTTTGGACGGGGACTTTTTGGGTGACGACCTCGCTTTGCATCCGTTGGACTTGGACGGGCACCTGGACCTGCTCGGTCACCGGCATGTACGACGTCTGGGCGACCTGTTGTTGGACGTAATTGGGGCGGTAGACGTACTGGGTCTGCGCCGTGGGCGGCGTGACGACCGGTTTGGCGACGTAACCGCCGCGGACACGGGCAAAGATCCCCAGCGGTCCCGGGGTCGCGTAAAGGCCGCGTTGGTACTGCAGGCCGTAGCCGACCGATCCCGGAGTGATCGTGGTTTGGGGGACGTAGCCGCCGGCGTCCACGGTCTGGTTGACCATCGTGGTTTGCGGGCGCAGCGTCGTGTACTGCTGCGTCTGCATTTGCGTCTCGACGACCGGTCGCTGGACGGTGTACTGCTGTTCGTAATAGCTGGTTTCGGTCACGGGCCGCTGGACCGTGTATTGCTGTTGGTACATCTGCGTTTCGGTCACCGGCCGATACGTCGTGTACTGTTCCTCGCGCTCGGAGGTTTCGGTGACGTACTCGGTTTCGGTGTACGTTTCGTCGCGATAGCTGGTCTCGGTGATCGGTTTCCAAACCGTGAATCGCTCTTCTTTGTAAGACGTTTCGACGGTGTTGACCGGGACGGTGACTTCACGCATTTCGGTGCGGGTGCGGACAACCGGGCGGAACGATTTGACTTGCTCCTCGACCATTTCGGTCCGGTACACCGGACGCATCCGCTGCACCGTCTGCTGTTCGTAACAGGTCGTCGGCTCCAGCCGGTAGGCCTGGGGATAGCAAAAATCCTGAGCGCTGGCCCCGCCGCCCGATAGACAAGCCCATCCGCCCAGAAAACAGGCAGCGGAACCGGTGAGAACCAGACTGCGAGGGAATCGTTTGCAGGAGAACTGGCGAAACATCGCGAGGAGACCTTCTGGAGCAAATAAACGTGTAAACGCGATCGACCGAGCGCATCGGGGGCCCATCTACAGGGGCACCGTGTAAGGTTACGCAGTTCATTAGCCAAATGCCAAAAAAAGAGTACAAAAACCCCTGTTTTGACTCAAGAACGCCGCGCCAGATTCACCAAATTGCCTGACTGTTTGCCCACTTCACCAGGCGGAAACTGGGGCCCCAAGGGGACAGTTTGCCGGTTGTCGCGGTCGTGCGGATTGGGGCGGTGGGTAAGAAGACTATGAATTGCACCACCATTCGATTCAGCCAATTTTCTTGCCTCCAAAATCTTCCTACCTCTCCACCCACCAACGACCGGCCGAGACGGAGGCTGACACGCGCGATCTATTTGCCGATGTTGGTCATCCATTCGGACTTGGGCAATCGGGCCAACCAGGCCAGCCACGCGTAGTTGGAGGCCGAGATCATCGCTTCGCTGTGGTTCAGGCTGAGCGCGGCCAATCCGTAGGCGGCTTTCTTGCGACCGCCGTGCATGATCTTTTCCTTGCCGTTGGCAGGCCCGACCAAGTGTGCCATTTCGTGCACCATCGCATCGGTCATGAAGATGACATCTTTGCCCTTCATGTTTTTGACGCAGACCTTGACCCGTTTGTAGTCTTCGACCTCCATGTGAAACCCACCCGGAATGGCTTCGGCGAAAATGGCGTGCCCTTCATCATTGGTGCAACTGCCTCCGGTTCGCACGAACGGTCGGACGGCACGTCGAGCGCGGGGATAGCGATTGAAGATCTTGATGATCTTGTTGATCGCGAGCACCTGTTGCTTTTCGGTCGACAAACTCTTGATTTTGAAGCAGCGGTCGACCAGATCGTAGCTCGGTTTCTCAGCCTTCGTGCCTTCCAGGTATTTCAACGCGTTGAGCAGTTCGACGACGGCGCCGAGCGCCCAGCGTTCGGCGCGATTGACCGCGGCGTTGACGCGCGTCATGACGTCCTTTTCCGAATCCGTCATCGGCACGAACGAACTCGTCCCCGGTCCGGCAGAGCCTCCGCCGCCTCCCGCCCCGCCGGCCGATCCGCCTCCGGACGCCCCCGCAGCCGGTTGCAATTCGTTCAACTTGGCCAGTGTGCGATGCCCGGGATCGACACGAGCATCGGCGCGGGCGGCCCCGAAGTGATGTTTCTGGAAGATGTAAATCGCCCGCTCGGTCTTGGGGCCGTTTAGCCCGTCGACGACCAGAATCGGGTTGGGACGCCCCTTGCCGACCGGGACTTGATTGAGGGCCTGCTGGATCGATTTGACATCGGCACGCAGGTTCTTCCCTTGCCGCCCGACCGAACCCGATATGTGAACTTGGGACGACGTCCCACCGGGTTCGTCCGAACCACTCGTCGGAGAGCAGCGACCGAACAGCCCATAACCCATGCACTCTTGGCGGTGCGCAGACATGATTCGTCCCTTGCGTTAACGGTGGCGATGAACCCAGGTTATCGTGGCGAAGGGGGGATTGTTTCGTGCTTTTTCGAAAATCTTTCACATCAGTCGCCCGGCCGGCCGGGACGCTTGCCGGTCAGACCGATCGAAAACCCCATCCACCAGAAAACGCCGATCAGGCCGGTTCGTCGCCCGAAGCGGCGTCGAAGGTGGATTCGATCTCTCGGTAGTTCGCCCGCATCGCGTCAAGTTGCTCTTTTAACCGTTCTAAATCGCGGCCGTTGTCGATCGATTCGCTCAGGATCGGCCGCAACCATTCTTGCATCAGGTGGAA containing:
- a CDS encoding sulfatase-like hydrolase/transferase, encoding MQPTSHDLAVPEKALAWKRPRDSVGDRAARSVSTPDSGRLNLKFLRVEKFPLVKKIASDSLLFLLVLLGVTTCVSGAQSAAPRPNIVLILCDDLGYADVGFNGSQDITTPALDRLAKNGTIFSSAYVTHPFCGPSRMGMLSGRYPHVFGAPFNLPPSGTEFDRYDDEGIAVEETLIAAVLQRAGYYTGAIGKWHLGFAPQFHPNERGFDDFYGFLGGGHMYFPERYGPIYQRQKNAGKTRFNEYITPLEHNGTVVEESEYMTDALSREAVRFVNEAEQKQQPFFLYLAYNAPHTPLEAKEDDLAKFEHIEDEKRRTYAAMVYAVDRGVGRLVDALKANGALDNTLIVFLSDNGGKIGAGANNAPLQQGKGSVCEGGFRVPMFFHWPDQLAAATRFEHPVSALDFYPTFARLAGATLPAEQEFHGKDIWDAVSSGETPRAGESIFALRHWNGFHNVGIRRDQWKALKRGPKASWQLFDIQTDLGEVHDLSSQHPEIVRSMVDEAKRWSTTHTHPRWFINEQSETSWEAKQMPRYESTFALPDSTR
- a CDS encoding sulfatase; this translates as MNVLFLISDDLTYTALSCYGNTVCQTPNIDALAASGTRFTRAYCQGTYCGPSRASFMSGFYPHATGVLGYKNPRAQIGDRATWSQHFKNNGYYAARVSKIFHMGVPGGIEDHGPGRDYNGADDELSWTERFNSPGPEWRAPGDGETLEGNPDGKKPVVGGNTFVVVEADGDDMVHSDGKTAKKACELIRQQRDRPFWLGVGFVRPHVPFVAPKSYFPPYKPYSKHALPPKIEGDWDDIPKAGINYKTSPNMKMDLRRQKKAVGGYYASVAYMDAQVGKVLDALKASGQEDNTIVIFTSDHGYHLGEHDFWAKVSLRDESAGVPLIIRVPGKQPAVCHSFVELLDLYPTVATLCGLDVPKHVQGKDISAMLDDPNHQVREFAFSVAPMRKGFLIREDRFAFIQYEEDASAGTELFDTHADPQGYDNLAGDDRYQEVLARMQSTLTRKLAEVRDNDLSLQSSDRESPKG
- a CDS encoding peptidoglycan-binding domain-containing protein, which gives rise to MSAHRQECMGYGLFGRCSPTSGSDEPGGTSSQVHISGSVGRQGKNLRADVKSIQQALNQVPVGKGRPNPILVVDGLNGPKTERAIYIFQKHHFGAARADARVDPGHRTLAKLNELQPAAGASGGGSAGGAGGGGGSAGPGTSSFVPMTDSEKDVMTRVNAAVNRAERWALGAVVELLNALKYLEGTKAEKPSYDLVDRCFKIKSLSTEKQQVLAINKIIKIFNRYPRARRAVRPFVRTGGSCTNDEGHAIFAEAIPGGFHMEVEDYKRVKVCVKNMKGKDVIFMTDAMVHEMAHLVGPANGKEKIMHGGRKKAAYGLAALSLNHSEAMISASNYAWLAWLARLPKSEWMTNIGK
- a CDS encoding fatty acid desaturase, coding for MTERAFLQEQLMTATSDPREMIPGGFTPTFHWRVLGTPAPVFPGFEIDICDPVDKECEPDAVWHRNRAKGILRDHPEVRQLFGPAPITALFCVAAVALQLGIAISLVGRAWWIIVLVAWGVGAIINIALFNLAHECNHGLIFRNKAASRWLFTFTSLPMLFPGHHTWWIEHHVHHNHLGSNKDFVKRRRSILLALKDRIFNYTPGPRVQRMTTWITTPLFWPLAAFMLVTQILRAVVGLVVYAVTALYHRRLKPTDFTLAVLADEHLVSGYKRYKIESWAVTYPLVALALICTLYSFFGWVPLLYLFLSALFTTGFLHPLAFGMMLSNSHFHGHQCYQPSSSNYGPVNWITFNFGMHTEHHDFHYIPWFRLGRLRRIAPEYYNNLKHTRSFSALALQFAFGTRDAFNNEEYRNSELLRDKGLQSAESNVLAEGPETAEITIE
- a CDS encoding Gfo/Idh/MocA family protein, translated to MDRRKFIAASTLAASAVASRHAYAAAGDKKRRVGLIGCGWYGKCDLLQLMNIEPVEVVSLCDVDSNMLGECADLIASRQVSKKRPRTYGQYTDMLAEKDLDIVLVATPDHWHALPMIAAVNSGADVYVQKPTGVDVLESKAMLDAARETGRVVQVGTQRRSTPHLIEAKQRVVDTGLLGDVAHAEVCCYYHMRAKKNPPDTAPPAYLDYETWTGPAPMRPYNELVHPRSWRAFMEYGNGIVGDMCVHMLDMVRWQLGLGWPQRISSSGGIYVDHDSKANISDTQSARFEFDELDVNWTHRSWGNAPDPDWPWAGIIYGDRGTLKLDVHKYEFTPRGGGQKLTGEKLIETDKYPTDVTDQKDWRLELHVASAIRGHMRDFLDAIDKRSKPVADILQGHISSASCIMANVSMKLGRSLEFDPATHIVVGDAEATDKLKRPYRKPYAHPSEA